One Candidatus Margulisiibacteriota bacterium genomic region harbors:
- the nifK gene encoding nitrogenase molybdenum-iron protein subunit beta, whose product MLLRHTTKEVKEREALVVNPAKTCQPIGAMYAALGIHKCLPHSHGSQGCCSYHRSTLTRHYKEPVMAATSSFTEGSAVFGGQSNLVEAINNIFTVYKPDIIAVHTTCLSETIGDDVPQIVEKARTDGKIPEGKYVINASTPSYVGSHVTGFANMVKGMVNCLAENTGTKLDQINIIPGWTEPSDMREIKCLAHKMGVKIVMFPDTSDVLDAPQTGRHVFYPKGGVSIEQLKSTGNSVATIALGPVASAPAAEVLNAKCKVPCEILDLPIGIRATDRFIEKLAGIAGKIVPDAITEERGRLIDIITDMQQYFYGKKVALFGDPDQLISLAEFLKDLDMKPVHIVTGTPGKKFETSIKEILKEGVPEVNVRAAGDMYLLHQWIKNEPVDLLIGNTYGKYIARDEDIPFIRFGFPILDRIGHSYFPSVGYKGGMHLVEKILGAILDRKDRDSAEESFELVL is encoded by the coding sequence GTGTTATTACGACATACAACAAAAGAAGTTAAGGAGCGCGAAGCGCTTGTGGTTAATCCGGCTAAGACATGCCAGCCCATAGGCGCCATGTATGCTGCGCTGGGTATTCACAAATGCCTGCCCCACAGCCATGGTTCTCAGGGCTGCTGCTCTTATCACCGAAGTACTTTGACCCGCCATTATAAAGAACCTGTAATGGCCGCTACCAGTTCTTTTACCGAAGGGAGTGCAGTCTTCGGGGGGCAATCCAACCTTGTTGAGGCTATCAACAATATTTTTACAGTATATAAGCCTGATATAATTGCTGTTCATACTACCTGCCTTAGCGAGACGATCGGTGATGATGTACCCCAGATCGTAGAAAAGGCCAGGACAGATGGCAAAATACCTGAAGGCAAGTACGTGATCAATGCCAGTACTCCAAGTTATGTTGGCTCCCATGTTACCGGGTTTGCCAATATGGTAAAAGGCATGGTCAATTGCCTGGCAGAGAACACCGGCACGAAACTGGACCAGATCAACATTATCCCAGGCTGGACTGAACCGTCTGATATGCGCGAGATTAAATGCCTGGCCCACAAAATGGGCGTTAAAATCGTGATGTTTCCAGACACCAGTGATGTTCTGGACGCACCGCAAACCGGAAGGCATGTTTTTTATCCGAAAGGCGGGGTGAGCATTGAACAGCTCAAAAGCACCGGCAACAGTGTTGCGACAATAGCTCTGGGGCCAGTTGCGTCAGCTCCAGCTGCCGAAGTCCTTAATGCCAAGTGCAAAGTGCCTTGTGAAATACTTGACCTGCCAATTGGGATCAGAGCAACGGACCGGTTTATAGAAAAGCTTGCCGGCATAGCCGGTAAAATTGTACCTGATGCAATAACCGAAGAACGCGGCCGGCTCATTGATATTATCACTGACATGCAACAATATTTTTACGGAAAAAAAGTTGCGTTATTCGGTGATCCTGACCAGTTGATATCACTCGCCGAATTTTTGAAAGACCTGGATATGAAGCCTGTGCACATCGTTACAGGAACTCCTGGTAAAAAGTTCGAAACCAGCATCAAGGAAATCCTCAAAGAGGGCGTGCCCGAGGTAAATGTCAGAGCAGCCGGAGACATGTACCTGCTGCATCAGTGGATCAAGAACGAACCTGTAGATCTGCTTATAGGCAACACCTACGGCAAATATATTGCCAGGGATGAAGACATACCTTTTATAAGGTTCGGGTTCCCGATCCTTGATAGGATCGGACATTCTTATTTTCCATCGGTCGGATACAAAGGCGGAATGCACCTGGTGGAAAAAATACTGGGAGCGATCCTTGACCGCAAGGATAGGGACTCTGCCGAAGAAAGTTTTGAGCTGGTGCTGTAG
- the nifE gene encoding nitrogenase iron-molybdenum cofactor biosynthesis protein NifE, whose protein sequence is MLMINILEQRKKQIYKKGEKHFDMKCETTSLAGSVSQRACVFCGSRVVLYPIADALHLVHGPIGCAVYTWDIRGALSSGPELHRNSFSTDLNEIDVIYGGEKKLLSTLIELIERYQPKAAFVYATCIAGLIGDDVSSICKKVAGLTRIPVIPVQSEGFKGTKKDGYAAACHALFSLIGTSGNEQKVPFSINILGDFNLAGETWIIKEYYARIGINVVATMTGDGRIDDIRGANRAELNVVQCSGSMTTLAKLMQEKFQIPFIKVSYFGIEDMSEALYSVVRHFDNREIMEKTTKLVSSEIERIMPTIADYRRKLSGKNAAVYVGGAFKAFSLIKSLRHLGMNVVVAGSQTGNNDDYTLLKDLSDEGTIIVDDTNPLELSKFIQEKKVDILIGGVKERPIAYKLGLGFCDHNHERKIALAGYEGMLNFAKEVYSTIMSPVWQFRVSREGTEDI, encoded by the coding sequence ATTCTTATGATTAATATATTGGAACAGCGTAAAAAACAAATATATAAAAAAGGTGAGAAGCATTTTGATATGAAATGCGAAACGACCAGCCTTGCCGGATCAGTCAGCCAACGGGCGTGCGTGTTCTGCGGTTCCCGTGTAGTGCTCTACCCTATAGCAGACGCGCTGCACCTGGTGCACGGCCCTATCGGCTGTGCTGTTTATACCTGGGACATCAGGGGAGCACTCTCCAGCGGTCCGGAGCTTCACCGCAATAGTTTTTCAACTGACCTGAATGAAATTGATGTCATCTATGGCGGGGAGAAAAAGCTGCTATCTACCTTGATCGAGCTTATCGAGCGTTACCAGCCAAAAGCCGCTTTTGTTTACGCCACTTGCATAGCCGGTCTTATTGGTGATGATGTCAGCTCGATCTGCAAAAAAGTGGCAGGGCTTACCCGTATACCGGTAATACCTGTACAGTCCGAAGGATTTAAAGGCACCAAAAAGGACGGGTATGCTGCAGCCTGTCATGCGTTATTTTCTCTGATCGGCACTTCAGGAAATGAACAGAAGGTACCTTTCAGTATTAATATCCTGGGAGATTTCAACCTGGCTGGTGAAACCTGGATTATCAAGGAGTACTATGCCAGGATCGGGATCAATGTGGTTGCCACAATGACTGGGGATGGTCGTATAGACGACATCCGCGGGGCTAACCGGGCGGAGCTGAACGTTGTGCAGTGCTCCGGGTCTATGACCACCCTGGCAAAACTGATGCAGGAAAAATTCCAGATCCCTTTTATTAAAGTTTCTTATTTCGGTATTGAAGATATGTCAGAAGCTCTTTATTCGGTTGTCCGTCATTTTGACAACCGGGAAATTATGGAAAAAACAACAAAACTCGTCAGTTCAGAGATCGAACGGATCATGCCCACTATTGCGGATTATCGCAGGAAACTATCAGGCAAGAACGCTGCCGTTTATGTCGGCGGCGCATTTAAAGCCTTCTCGCTTATTAAATCTCTGCGGCATCTTGGAATGAACGTTGTTGTCGCCGGATCACAGACCGGGAACAACGATGATTACACACTTCTCAAAGACCTGAGCGATGAAGGAACGATCATTGTCGATGATACTAATCCACTGGAACTATCCAAATTTATCCAGGAAAAAAAAGTGGACATCCTGATCGGCGGTGTCAAAGAAAGACCGATCGCTTACAAATTAGGACTGGGATTTTGTGACCATAATCACGAACGGAAAATTGCTTTGGCCGGATACGAAGGAATGCTCAATTTTGCTAAAGAGGTATATTCGACCATCATGAGCCCTGTCTGGCAGTTCAGGGTTTCCCGGGAAGGGACAGAGGATATATAA